CTAGGACATTGCCATCTCCCCATGTTTTAATAACGCGCGCACCTGTAGTTGGCCCATCGTAACGCCAGAAGAAGCTATTTTTATTGCGGTCTATTTTTTGCATCATTAAGTGATTGACATACTGGATATGTGTACTTTGTCCTAATGCATCTTGGATTTCGATTAAATCTTGAACATCATTGTAAACATAGCGCACTAACACTTCACGACTCATTTGGTTGCGTAAAGCAACTTCCGTCATTCTGCCCGCTTCATTGGTCGTAACATCTAGTATGCGCCCTACGCTATCTGTTACTTGCGATAAGAAGCCTTTTGGGTTATACGCAAATTGAATATGGTGGTCTTGCTCATTTCTTACTTCTTTTAATCGATATGTCGTCTCGGTTGTTTGTTCAAATACATAAAGCAAGCGTGTATCATGCTCAAACAAATGGTATTCCACACCTGTATTTTTCAGGGTCATTCTTTCTTTTTTATTAAAATATGGTAAATTAATTGGTAAAATTGGAAACCCTACTGCGCGGCCATCCGTCACCACAATTCCGATTAGGTCTTCTTCTTCAAATATCTCTAAGGCTAGATCGTATGTAAAGTGCATACCATGCCCGGTTAAACCAACTCGACTACTATCACTGTACCACGCACGTTCCCATGCAAGAGGGATAGGACCTGGAAGTTCAAAGTCAACACCTTCGTAGATCATACGGCCAGTAATTAAATCAACCGGTTCAAAGCCTTTTTTACAGAATTTATCACTTAAACCTTTTGTACAGTTAAATTTCTTTAATACTTGATGATTGAGTTTGGTTAACTCTGTTTTGGCCATCGCCTTCATACCATCGACAGCCTTTGACACAGCTAGCACTTCATCCATCGAAGCGATCACTTTATCGGCTGCTGTTTTCATGCTTTTTGTGCCTTTGTTAGCCAGTGCTGACACAGTATCGAGTGTTTGCGCAACTTTGGAGTAAGCGGCTTTCATCCCTTTTACTGCTTTTGAAGCATCCACTGCCTTATCTGCAGCCTTGGCGGTTTTACTAGCTGCTTCTGCTACCTTTACGGCTTTATTGGCCTTGTAGGCTGTTTTTGCAGCATCCCCAACGATTGGCACTGCACCGACTATATTCATCGCCGCGCCCATATAGTCTCCTCTTGCCAAGCTAATACCAGCGTTGGCAATATCCGCGAAAGTCCCGATACCTGGAATAAATCCAGCAACATCTAAAGCTAAACTAACGTTATCAAGCACCTTACTAAAGAAGCCTTTTTTCTCTTTTTTCTGCTCTGCTTTTTGTGGGAAGATAACATCCACTTTGGATGTAGCTTCGATTGCTTCTTCATTTAACTTCGGTGGTTGACTTTTTTTCTCTATGCCTTCTTGTTCAATCAGTGTACTAATTAACTGTGTGTCCGCTGCAAGGATTATATGGCTTTGCTCCTTTGCTGAAATGGCAATCCATTCCTCCGCTTCTACCGATAACTCGTTCATACCACTCATCTCAAGTGTCTCATCTGCCGCTAGCATAATGGTACTATTACTTTGAAATGTTACGCCTTCTCCATCATCCATCTTAAGGTCCAATACGCCATCCACTGCACTAAAGGTAATATCACCAACACCTAATGTCATATCTTTCCCCGCATTGGTTGCCAATGATTTCACGGTCGTGTCTGCCATTTTTTTCGTTTGTTTTTGCCCACCCTCCGGTGTAGCAGGTGCAACACGCACCGAGCTAATGACAATGGCATCTTGTTCCACAGCACTTGGAAAATGCAATTGGGCACGAGCACCTTTTTGCGGCATTAAATACATGACACCATTTGCATCTGCTGAATAAGCAAACCAATGTGCTTTTTCTTTCTCTTGTTTTTTATCGATATCTAAATGAATTTTGACCGTGTTTTGCGTAACATCAATGATCTTCCCTGTAAAGGCTGCCCCAATCAAATCTAAATTGCGTACTAATCGCTGACGAATACTTTTTTCTGGTTGGGCAGTATATTGAAACTTTAGTACACCCGCTTCGAGATGAATTTCCCGAACCGTAATTATATAGGATTTTCCCTTTAATTTTACTGTTGTACCCAAATCATACGCTTCTGTGCTTTCAAATTCACAAAATGTATAATCGGTTTCACTTACATCCGTACCATCGTTTTCAGTAATTAATCGATAAGTATCTATATCCATATGTAATACAGAAGGTAGATGGTCGATTGTTATACGTTTCTTACTTTCGGGTGTGCCAAACCAAAATCGTGGTCCCTTTCCTTGTAAATCAGGAAAAACAACCGCCTGTAGATTAGAAGCCATTCTTTTAATAAATGTCCAATCTGTCTCCATATATTGAATCGAGATATGACCTATTGCTTGACCGTTGGACACCTGGTCGATGTAATCCCCATGAGGATAAGCCCCCACAATGGTATCTAGTAACGCTACATAGGTCATATTCGCATCTTGAAAAGAACGTGAGCGTTTTTCAACATCCATATTGGCTGTAAACGATACTGCCTCGACATAGACATAATGCACCCCTTGCGCTGCCTGCAACTCTGCATTTTCAATTCTACCTGAAAACAAGATGTCTTGTTGTCGACCAAATTTTACAACGACTTCATCTGAATGACTGACACGTTGAATATACTTTTGTGCTTGCTCTTCCGCAATCATTCCTGTAAAGGACAGTCTTGCATGATCATTGCCTTGATGTTTTATCGTTAGTTTATTGATATGAATAAGAGGATAAGGCCACTCGAGCACAAGATCCTCGTACGTAGTTATCTTGTTGACTTCCTTTTCTCCTAGCGTTTTCATTACTTACCTCCTTTCAAACACTCTTTTTTAAAAGCCTTGTTTCGGTATTGTTAATTCCTCTTGTCCATCATGAACAATATCAATTTTTCCTCCACCTGCTGAGCATTGCGTATGACATCGGGACAATAACGCTTGCTTGCCCTCGATATTGACATTTTCCATTCCTTCCATCCAGTCGATGGAGCATGCAGGCGTACATGGTTTTTTTAATTTCAGGCACACGCCAAAGGTTGGGATGTTGTCAGGTTTACGATCGCCCACATTCAATACGGCTTTCCCTTTAATATAAACGCCATGATCCTGCGGTAAATTTAAATAATTTAGATGACTACCATGCTCACAAGAAATAATTGCTCCATGAACCACATAACTAAATTGCTCTTGTTCTGAACCTTCTGTCTCCAAATTTTCTACAACTTGAGCCATTTAATAACCTACCCTTCGTATATGTTTCAAACTACGACTTATTCTTTGATTTTTGTTTGACTCCAGATGCATCAGTATACTTTAGCAATCAACGTTTTTTAGCTTCTTTCAAGTTTTACTCGCTGCAACTGAATGCCAAGAAATGGTCGTCTTAATATACTTTCTGCCACATCTAGATTAACGATTGTAAAAGAATTTCCTTGACTATTGACTTGAAAAATATAATCTAATTCAACCTTTTTCGGGTTTATCACAAGCTCCTTGATACGTCCATCTGGATAATACGTGGTTTCATGAGAAATACAATTCTTCTTTTCAACCTCCATCAGCCAATACAAGCGCTGTGTCCCCTTTTTTACATCCGTAAAAACAATAGCTGTAAACGCTAAGTGATCCTCATATTTTGCTAACAGCTTTTTTAATTGCTCTGACACAATTGTTCGAGGCTTTTCTAAATAATCTAGATATAGCCCCTGTTCTTTTTCCACCACTTCTGCAAATACTGAAGAGCACACAAAATCATCATCAAGGTCCGTCTTCAAAGGAATAATAGGATTGATAATACTTTGGTCTTGTTGAACAATAAAGTATTCCATTTTGTCCTCCTGTAAGCTTCAAATCCAATGAATGTCTTTTACCTGGGCTTGGCTAAATTGATACTTCGCTTGATCTCGTTGAAAAAAAGTGGCGCCCTTTAAATTAGCACCAGTAAAATTAGCACCTGCCATTTGTGCAAATTCAAATTTTGCCTGTTGCAAATTCGCATTGCTGAAATCCGTACCAAGGTAGCAAGGAACTTCATTATTAGGAAACTTCAATGTTTTTCCTTGTGCATGTCTAAAATTAACACCTGCTAAATTAGCATTTCGAAAATCTGCATCTTGAATCATTGCATACGAAAAATCAACATTCGCTAATTGACAACCAATAAAATTTGTACCAATGCAAACACTTCGATGCAATGAAGCCTCTGCTAAATTACTGTCTTGGAAATTTGCATAGGAAAAGTTCATATGGCTCAAATCTTGTTGCATTAATGATAGGTTTGAAAAGTTTTCAAACCTATACGATTGGTTCGCCTCTTTCTTCTCTAACGATAACAGGATATCTTTTTCCACTTGTTGCCGTTCGTCAATCAGTGCAATATCTTCACTAAACCCTTTATATTCTCCAGCTCGGAAACGCAAGCATGTCGCGCGTTGAAAATTGATTGTAGGGACGCTTTCTTGGTGATAGCGAAAGAGATAACGTAGCAATTGGACAATATATTGATGAAACTGTATAACGGTCTGCTGCAGAATGACTCGAACGTCCGTTGTTTGAATGCTAATATATGACTTTCTTTCTTTTTCTAGTGTATTTTGTAAATCCCTCATCGCTTCACAAAGCCAATGTGCTTCATATTTTGCTGTGCATTCTACCCAATCGAAATACCATGTTTCTCCATATGCTTCCAGCAAATACGTAAACTTGTTTTCTAGTAAAGATGTTCGTAGCAATGATAGATGAATAAAAGCAACTGGGGCTAACTTACCCTGCTGTTGCTGTCTGCTAATATTCGCAAATAATTGTTCAAATGCGTGAATGATTGGTTGAAGTAAAACTTCCTTGTCTTGACGAAACTGTCGATCGACTATTGCTTGTAACCGGTTGACATGGACTACCACACATTCATCCATAAAATGCTGTAAGGCTTCTTCTCGTTTCATGCGTCTACATCCCCACTAATTTGCTCGTACTTCTGTTCCTTTAATCTCCATTTTGTCCTCCATCTTGATTGAGTTCTCTTTACATGTCATCTCAATTTTTTCATTGGCATTGATCATAATTTGCTTGGCATTAATAACGACTTTGTCTGTTGCTTTTAAGTTAATGTTTTTATCACTAATAATAGAAATACCATTATCATCCATTAACGAAATCATTAATCCACCACCAGAAATGACAATACGATCAGGAGCTAGTAGAATTTGTTTACCATGCTTCGTTCTAAGTGTTTTTACATCTGGATCAGCCATACGTACTGGGTCTTGGCGGCTATCCTCTGGAGGTGCAGCACTACCGCCCCCACCTTGACTGGTCGGATTCGTTGCTGCTAACATAGCACCCGATTGTGGTGGTGCTTTGGTCACGGAGCTAATGGCAATCCCCTCATCCTCACGGTTGCTTGGGAAATAGATTCTCACATTGTCAGATAACTCTGGCATAAAATACCACCCTGTATTATCTTCTGACGCATAGATTGTTGAATATGGAAACCAATAGGCTGTACTCTTTTCTTGCCCCTCGTCAAAATCGACATGAATGCGGATTTTATCTCCTGCCACATCAATGACTTTTCCTTGAATAGACGCGCCGATAATTGCTTGATTATACGTCGTGTGAACACTGAAACCATTCTTTGGTGTAAGCGTATAAATATGCTTCAATAAGCCATTTTTAAGCTTCGATACGATTTTATAAACATATAGTTTTTTGGCTTGGAACGTGACTTCGTTGCCGATTTTGAATAGTTGGGTCGATTCTACTTCATAATACATATAGTCACTGTCCGTTATACTATCGAGATGATTTTTACTAGAAATAAGGAAGTTGCCAATTGCCTTTTTCACACGGTAATTGATTGCATCTATTTTCTGTACAGCACCTGCTTGAAATGGTACGCCGAAGTAAAACTTTGGTGCACTATGAACTGTGTCTGGCACTAAGCCCGTATGAAATCTAGAAGCCATACGTTTTAGAAACTCCCAGTCTGTCTCTAAATATTGCATTGTAAAGCTACCAATACTAGCACCCTTTGTGACATGATCCATAAAGTCGGCACCTGGTTGGTCGGCAATACATTCATTGATTAATTCTGTATATGGCATCTTAGCATGTTGGTACGTTTGGTTTTTTTTCTTCACATCTAATACATACGTATGTGAAACTGCCTTCACCTCCAAATAATACGTACCCAGCACCGATTTCACTTGTACATCTAATGCTAATCCATTAAAAATAGGCGATTGGCCATTACTGCCGATTTGCAATACTTCGATAGCTGTTTCAGCGTCAGTCATGTAAACGTAGGAGTCTTCAAGTTCATCTGGTATAATGCCTGTTAAATGTAATACCGCATGTTCATTCATTTGTTGTGTGATTTCGATTTCGCTGACGCGGATATTATAGGGCATCACAATTAAATCTTTATACGTCATTGCTGTTTCCTTGTTAACTCGCTCCATCAAACAACACCTTCTCCATCCAATGATTTGTTTTCGATTGAGATTAATTCCAACATGCCATAAGCAATCGGTTGCCATATATCCATTTCTTTTTTCAAGCAATTAACTGAACCCGTAGCCACATGGCCATCTATTATAAATAAAAACATTAAATTATAAATCTTGTTATCGAGTGCCTTCGAAATAAAATCAAAATAACCAATTTGTAGACCGTTCACTTCTTTCATGCCGATATCGAACATTTCAGCACCTGGCTGGAACTTTTGCACGATATTCATCATCGCTTCAGTAAAATCTTCTAACTCTTCTTCTTTTAATTGTTGTTCCATTAGTTTCATCGTGACGTTAATGGACGTGCTATCACTTGTGTAAATGTAATCCGGTCTACGGCTTGATGGATATTTAATATTCATTAAGTCCGATTCCATCTCTTCAAATGCTACAGGCATATACATTTGTATTTGATTCTCGTAAAAGCCAATCTGTGCAAATTCAATTGTTTCATCTTCAATTGTTAGCTGGCCATTTTGAATGGCTTTCACAATGTCCGTATGTAACAATTGCTTTTCAATGTTCTCTGTTCGTTTTTTCTGCCTTGCATGCTTGGTCATCTCAATTACTTCTTCATCCATATAACTCATTTTTTCGCCCTCCTTTGTTAAAAAGTCTTTTAGTATGCTTAGACCTGTCTTTTATTTTTCTTATAGCTAGTGTTGGTATAATACGACTTGCTTTGTGATGAAATCGTTAAAACATGCTCTTCTCTATTAATCTTGTTTTCTTAGCACATCACTACCTAATCCACAATCATACGTTTTGGGCGACCTTGACTGAGTCCCTTCATACGGCTGCCACCCTTTACGTCCATTAAAATACGATTTAAATACTTATGAATTTGACTATTACTTAACGTTTGATAGTCTAGCTCTAGCCTATTGCAAATATAGAAATCAATCGCATCTCGTTGCACTCTCTCCTGATTTAAACACTCTAAGGCAAAGGCTATATCATATGGATTGGTTGGGCGATATTTTAAAAGCTCTCGTGCAAAATATTGCAATATAAGTGGGTGGTAGGTGCTTTTTTGTATGCCAGCATAATGACAATGATGATAGTTTACTGTGTTATATTCAGTTGCAAAGTCGAGAAAGTCGATATGCTGTGAGCGCAGTTTGGCTCCTAATTTTAATTTAAAGCGTGCTAATTCTAGTTCATTTTGTGCAAGATCAACGGAATCATCTAAAATAATTTCTGTTGTGTAATGGGTATAATCAAGGTTATTCACTGCTTCAGGAAATCGTACTTTTAATATCGTTTCGTGCCCTGTAGCTTCATAAGGAAGCTCATAGCTACTATGTAGCATATATAGCCTTCCATTATGCTTAATAATGCCTTTTGTAATAATGAGTTGTGAATCTGCTACAATAATATGGACACCCGCAATAATGCCATTCGAGTAATCTTGGAAATACAGATCTAAAAACTCTCTTGGGTAATCTCGTAAATTCTCCAACATTTCTCGCTTTAAAATACGACCTTTTTGAAAATGTGGATATTGATTGGCAAACAAGCTGTCACCCACCTCTTTTCTTGTTTTCACTTTTGAGTGCTTACTTTAAGCCGTCGAAGAAATCTAATTCGGATAACTCCGTTTCAAACGCAAAGAATGCTTTATTGCCAACAAAAAGTTGCTCTTCTCTTCTCGCTACAGGAACGACATGGAAACCCCAGTGATCTTCTGCGGCAAATACAAAGAACTTCACTTCGCCATTTGTAATGGAATCCGTCTCATCTTGAGGAATTTTATCTTGATATTGCGCTGCGATATTTTCATATAGAGTCGGCGTAAAGTCTTCTTTACGGTTTATATAAATATATTTATATGGCGTTTGGTTATCGCTACCCGTTAGGAAGAATTCAACTTCCGTCACACCCCAAGGTCGAGAAATGCTGCCATGAATTTGGTTCAGTCGTTCTAAACTGCTTATCAGTAATTTTTCTTGGCGGTTATGTGTAAAAGCACTAACAGCATAAGGCACAACAGGCGCATGGTTCGTGACATTCGTTTCAATCATACCTATCTTTTTGGCATTTAAGTAACGCAGTGCGCCTCTTAAACACGATAATTTTAGTTCAGGTACTTTCCCGACGTTGTCAGCCTTTTGCCTAAATTCAATACTTCGTCCAGGTACAAATTCCTTTAATGCCTCACGAAAAGCATCAATTTTACACGATTGGCCTGTTAACTTAATAATTGAATATTCGCTAAGTTGTCCATTTTCATAAAACTCTTCCAAAAACTCTCGTACAATATCATATATATCAGCCTTAATAAGATGGTTAATTTCCTTAATATTAAAAAATACGTTCGGATAATCATACACATCTTTGAATTGATTGTTTTCTACTAAAGATAGACACCATCGGTCAACAGCAGTTACGTTCAAATCGCTCTCCTGCTGTAAATCTTTTTCCGAATAAAAACGACTTCGTAAAATGCCTGTTTTTCGGAAAAACTCCTTCTTCATTTCCTCAGCCATTTCCCATAAGAAATAATAATTATTGCGCACGCGCAAATACTCATCACGTGTACGATTTTCATATTCTTTAAAACGCGTAGGAATAATGTCTTCTGCTTCGCGAAAGGCCTTTTCAAATTGTTCATAGACCGCTTCCACACCATAATCGTCGACATAGCGATAGATATCCTTGCCAGGTATATCAATTAAAGTATCAATATCGTAGACGCTTGTGCCACGACTATAATAATTGCTAAAGACAATTTTCATAAATTGAAAAATTCGATAGGTAATATTATTACCGCCAAAATTTGTATCTCCATTTTCGTACGTTGTATGGATATCAATTTTATAAGAAATATGTCCATCCTCTATTGCAAATTGACAAGACGATAAATCGGTCGTACCACCTCCACAATCAATTACGAGTGCTTTATACTTTTTTCCATCCATAAAGCTATTATTCTCGATTTGATTAGCAATTGTATTATAGAGTACGGCCATTCCTTCATCGAGTGCATGCTCAGTTTCAATTTGATATTCTGGCAATATGGCGTGGAACATATCTAAAAATTGTGTCTTTAGTTTCACTGGACTGGAAATATGCAAATGCTTAAAGCGACATTTAAATTGATGCTCCGCCATGCGTATTATATATAACAAAAATTCCCTTATAATTTGACTACGAGGAACAATGGCTGTATTGCCGTTTGCATCCATTACTTCTTCTAATTTTGTATAATTACTTACCCATCGTTTAATCCCTTGAAACTTTGTGGCAAGAGAGGTATAGCTGTTTTTTTTCATCATCTTTAAAGCATCATAACCGACATGATAGTTTATTTGATCTGGATTCGAACAATCTGCCACACTCATCACAGTCGGTACTACTTCAATCCATTCGTTTTGATGGAGAGAATCAGGAAAAGCAACAAAATTTATGGTATTTAAGTGAATTCTTTTATTGAGCAAATCGTGACTACATGGCGAGGACACATAATCACTATCTAAATAGACTCCTGCCGTCGTATTAGTCGTTCCAAAGTCGATTGCAAGAATGGCTGTAGTTGTTTCAAGTTCTTTAATTTCTAAATCTGGTATAGGTACCTTATAATAATGGAGATTAGTAGGTGGTAGCGGATGTTCTTGATAATATGTTTTGTACATATACTCTGAATCTTGTTTTCTTAAAAAAATAAAGCTGTAATTTTTGTTTTTCGTTTGTCTAATGCCAATTGCTTGATCTGCAGCTAGAAAATAACGATTTGGATATTGGTCATCCTTGCGTAAATTCAGGAGACCACATAGCTCAAGCTGCTCATTCACTAGCAACACATTGGACTCTGTAAGAAATCCACCTGTTTCTACGAGATACTGATCAGGCTTATCGATTTTCATGCCGTTATATAAACTCATCTTTGCAGGAATTTTAATTTCTCCATTATCAGAAAGAGGCGTCTTTAAATATGTTTGCATCGTTGCTTCAACTCGTTCAAAACCCCCATCCTTCCGCTCTTTTATAAGAAGGGTTTCTTCAGCACCACGATAACGTAATATCGTTTCGATGAGTTGATCTCTTGTAAGAGTATTCATAAGACCTGTAACCAACTTTTCCTTGTAGCAAATATTTCGAAGTTGGAAAGTTGTCATCTCCATTAACTCAACCCGTGTAAATGTCATATACTTCTTTTCTGTGTAACGATTATTCGCATACAGCTTATACGAATATTTATTCATCCTGCATCCTCCTCCGCTAAAAGATCAATAAAGGGCTATTTGATCTAGCTTCATGGTCTCCTCTGTACCGATTATGCCAAAGTGATATTCCCAATAAACCTCCATATGGAAACTTACTGGCAAAAACAGTTCTTGAATAAGCTGCACTTTGCTATCATTGCGTTCAGTCTTTTTTTGAGCAATGTATAACAGTAGCTCATCGTGTTCCTCTGATCTAACATAAATAACACAGTGCTTAAAGAGCTTTTTGAGTGTATCTTTTAACAGATAAATAGCATCTCCTGTTTGATATAACCTTAAAAGATTGAGTACTACTATTTCTTGTTCCTTTTTCGTCAAAGCATATAAATTGTCCCGTACTCGTTCTCCGAATACGTTCATTTCCATTTCTTTCAATATAAATCGAACATAATATTCTCTCTTATTCATACCTTGCATGCGATCAATATCGGCTAGAAAATGAAGGACGATATCGAGTAAGTATTCTCTTAATTCCAAATCTGTTAAATTGTCAGGATGAAATAGGTCTTTAAATATTTCATCAAAGCGATAATATGGATTGATTTCCATATGTTGCACTACATCTTGTGTATTTAATAATGGTGGACTTAATTCCATATATGGTGAGAATGTTTTAGCCAGCATAAATTGAATATCCTTTTTACTAAAACCCTTCTCTTCTGCACTAATAAGAAAATCCCAAATATAGTTCATAGCCATGTACCTTCGCATTTATATTCAAAGAACTGCCTTTGTACTTCGGCCACTAGAAAGCTTAAGATGTCGTTTGAAATAAAATTTTTGGCCTCTTTCGCTTTAAATTCCAACAACATCGTTTTTTTGTTACTGTGCTCGCCTAACATATTTATTAAAAAAGGATTGGCTGCATAGCTAAAACTTTTGCCTTGGAATGCCTCCATAATTTTTATGTCAACAAGTTCTAGTTTTTCTGCTATTTCAAATGAATTAACAAGGCGAATTA
This DNA window, taken from Lysinibacillus sp. FSL M8-0337, encodes the following:
- a CDS encoding molecular chaperone; protein product: MNKYSYKLYANNRYTEKKYMTFTRVELMEMTTFQLRNICYKEKLVTGLMNTLTRDQLIETILRYRGAEETLLIKERKDGGFERVEATMQTYLKTPLSDNGEIKIPAKMSLYNGMKIDKPDQYLVETGGFLTESNVLLVNEQLELCGLLNLRKDDQYPNRYFLAADQAIGIRQTKNKNYSFIFLRKQDSEYMYKTYYQEHPLPPTNLHYYKVPIPDLEIKELETTTAILAIDFGTTNTTAGVYLDSDYVSSPCSHDLLNKRIHLNTINFVAFPDSLHQNEWIEVVPTVMSVADCSNPDQINYHVGYDALKMMKKNSYTSLATKFQGIKRWVSNYTKLEEVMDANGNTAIVPRSQIIREFLLYIIRMAEHQFKCRFKHLHISSPVKLKTQFLDMFHAILPEYQIETEHALDEGMAVLYNTIANQIENNSFMDGKKYKALVIDCGGGTTDLSSCQFAIEDGHISYKIDIHTTYENGDTNFGGNNITYRIFQFMKIVFSNYYSRGTSVYDIDTLIDIPGKDIYRYVDDYGVEAVYEQFEKAFREAEDIIPTRFKEYENRTRDEYLRVRNNYYFLWEMAEEMKKEFFRKTGILRSRFYSEKDLQQESDLNVTAVDRWCLSLVENNQFKDVYDYPNVFFNIKEINHLIKADIYDIVREFLEEFYENGQLSEYSIIKLTGQSCKIDAFREALKEFVPGRSIEFRQKADNVGKVPELKLSCLRGALRYLNAKKIGMIETNVTNHAPVVPYAVSAFTHNRQEKLLISSLERLNQIHGSISRPWGVTEVEFFLTGSDNQTPYKYIYINRKEDFTPTLYENIAAQYQDKIPQDETDSITNGEVKFFVFAAEDHWGFHVVPVARREEQLFVGNKAFFAFETELSELDFFDGLK
- a CDS encoding phage baseplate assembly protein V, translating into MERVNKETAMTYKDLIVMPYNIRVSEIEITQQMNEHAVLHLTGIIPDELEDSYVYMTDAETAIEVLQIGSNGQSPIFNGLALDVQVKSVLGTYYLEVKAVSHTYVLDVKKKNQTYQHAKMPYTELINECIADQPGADFMDHVTKGASIGSFTMQYLETDWEFLKRMASRFHTGLVPDTVHSAPKFYFGVPFQAGAVQKIDAINYRVKKAIGNFLISSKNHLDSITDSDYMYYEVESTQLFKIGNEVTFQAKKLYVYKIVSKLKNGLLKHIYTLTPKNGFSVHTTYNQAIIGASIQGKVIDVAGDKIRIHVDFDEGQEKSTAYWFPYSTIYASEDNTGWYFMPELSDNVRIYFPSNREDEGIAISSVTKAPPQSGAMLAATNPTSQGGGGSAAPPEDSRQDPVRMADPDVKTLRTKHGKQILLAPDRIVISGGGLMISLMDDNGISIISDKNINLKATDKVVINAKQIMINANEKIEMTCKENSIKMEDKMEIKGTEVRAN
- a CDS encoding DUF4280 domain-containing protein; this encodes MAQVVENLETEGSEQEQFSYVVHGAIISCEHGSHLNYLNLPQDHGVYIKGKAVLNVGDRKPDNIPTFGVCLKLKKPCTPACSIDWMEGMENVNIEGKQALLSRCHTQCSAGGGKIDIVHDGQEELTIPKQGF
- a CDS encoding pentapeptide repeat-containing protein, producing the protein MKREEALQHFMDECVVVHVNRLQAIVDRQFRQDKEVLLQPIIHAFEQLFANISRQQQQGKLAPVAFIHLSLLRTSLLENKFTYLLEAYGETWYFDWVECTAKYEAHWLCEAMRDLQNTLEKERKSYISIQTTDVRVILQQTVIQFHQYIVQLLRYLFRYHQESVPTINFQRATCLRFRAGEYKGFSEDIALIDERQQVEKDILLSLEKKEANQSYRFENFSNLSLMQQDLSHMNFSYANFQDSNLAEASLHRSVCIGTNFIGCQLANVDFSYAMIQDADFRNANLAGVNFRHAQGKTLKFPNNEVPCYLGTDFSNANLQQAKFEFAQMAGANFTGANLKGATFFQRDQAKYQFSQAQVKDIHWI
- a CDS encoding DUF6531 domain-containing protein, which encodes MKTLGEKEVNKITTYEDLVLEWPYPLIHINKLTIKHQGNDHARLSFTGMIAEEQAQKYIQRVSHSDEVVVKFGRQQDILFSGRIENAELQAAQGVHYVYVEAVSFTANMDVEKRSRSFQDANMTYVALLDTIVGAYPHGDYIDQVSNGQAIGHISIQYMETDWTFIKRMASNLQAVVFPDLQGKGPRFWFGTPESKKRITIDHLPSVLHMDIDTYRLITENDGTDVSETDYTFCEFESTEAYDLGTTVKLKGKSYIITVREIHLEAGVLKFQYTAQPEKSIRQRLVRNLDLIGAAFTGKIIDVTQNTVKIHLDIDKKQEKEKAHWFAYSADANGVMYLMPQKGARAQLHFPSAVEQDAIVISSVRVAPATPEGGQKQTKKMADTTVKSLATNAGKDMTLGVGDITFSAVDGVLDLKMDDGEGVTFQSNSTIMLAADETLEMSGMNELSVEAEEWIAISAKEQSHIILAADTQLISTLIEQEGIEKKSQPPKLNEEAIEATSKVDVIFPQKAEQKKEKKGFFSKVLDNVSLALDVAGFIPGIGTFADIANAGISLARGDYMGAAMNIVGAVPIVGDAAKTAYKANKAVKVAEAASKTAKAADKAVDASKAVKGMKAAYSKVAQTLDTVSALANKGTKSMKTAADKVIASMDEVLAVSKAVDGMKAMAKTELTKLNHQVLKKFNCTKGLSDKFCKKGFEPVDLITGRMIYEGVDFELPGPIPLAWERAWYSDSSRVGLTGHGMHFTYDLALEIFEEEDLIGIVVTDGRAVGFPILPINLPYFNKKERMTLKNTGVEYHLFEHDTRLLYVFEQTTETTYRLKEVRNEQDHHIQFAYNPKGFLSQVTDSVGRILDVTTNEAGRMTEVALRNQMSREVLVRYVYNDVQDLIEIQDALGQSTHIQYVNHLMMQKIDRNKNSFFWRYDGPTTGARVIKTWGDGNVLAGELAYYDGYNEITNSLGHTSTYYFNEDNLCTKIKYPDGSEVSYNYNEDFELLQEVDEDGRLTTFSYDEWANPITMTLADGSTLSSQHDAKDRLIQAVNPEGGSRQWIYNEDGTLQATILEDGTKTEFSYNEHRLIDTVTNAQGHMVSLTYDADLNLSQVTLPDGTSSTWTYDRRGNCISTTNPLGATEKFHYDHLNRLVRAHLSDGNDVQLKYNAYDDIIFAKDNHTQVAFDYTILGSLTSRKQGGKQVQFTYDTEEQLTAVINEKGEAYTFERDTKGNIIKENGFDDIEKSYERSLAGFVQRIQRPGNRWTAYQHDALGNIIRSDYYDGTWETFSYDKNGALQETENEHITVKLERDPSGQVIKEWQNDHWIASSYDELGNRSQITSSLGAKIDVTRNELGNVLQMTASRSEQNQWTASMQYNELGQEIERILPGDVISKWQYDITGRPTHHRVSSQSRDTRRRAYNWDVNHQLRSMVNELTGVKVTYGYDEFSNLVWANQDSRQFDFLYRSVDDVGNLYETKDKKDRVYGAGSRLLETKDAKFSYDEEGNLVEKVEHNGDTWKYEYYGNGMMAKVIKPDNTEVMFKYDALGRRIEKCSGVRATHFVWDGNTILHEYLSQDNSVENASQTDDLDSLVTWVFNDGFVPSAKITNKGNYSIISDYLGTPVEAYDEQGHKVWSAELDVYGRVNEFTGEKDFIPFRYQGQYEDVEIGLYYNRFRYYDPEQGNYTQIDPIGLAGNNPTLYGYVGNTNTWIDVFGLSRAPSQILAGNLKKGGSKTTGYQAHHVIPTNVWKRYKTFFDDIGIGGLRDEAFNGIMIPSNPDTLQKSSFNFIHNTHHSLYNSHVVNEIKFISEDFDNGIIDKKTARGKVRKLQMNLKNQLSMGHFDTVQSKKYPNCKRLG